In one Dermatophilaceae bacterium Sec6.4 genomic region, the following are encoded:
- a CDS encoding Rieske 2Fe-2S domain-containing protein, with translation MSEISSSHDNDAREEPATGKAVANVGGEHDALPARFENPGIPEHVHRMGDDDPVAARRYERQVATLFGISMIATLLFVVAYIVIDSSQVVTLPLIGSTKALNVGLGVSLGLSLLCIGLGTVHWAKTLMSDTEVTEERHTLRSSDEDRAGTVKHLTDSAESSQLTRRPLIKYSLGGALGLFAVPLGLQLVGSLGPLPHNDLSTTLWDKGINGRKRRLLLDPELTPIKLSDLTIGSVFHILPEGIDKVPNVQDAEVKAAVILVSMREETIKNQKEKDWGIQGVVAYSGICTHVGCPVGLYEHTTHHMLCPCHQSTFDMANDCNVIFGPAKRPLPQLKISVDDEGYIVADQGFQEPVGPSFWERA, from the coding sequence ATGTCAGAGATTTCTTCCAGTCACGACAACGACGCTCGTGAAGAACCGGCCACCGGTAAGGCCGTTGCCAACGTAGGTGGCGAGCACGACGCACTGCCGGCACGGTTCGAAAACCCAGGAATTCCGGAACACGTACACCGGATGGGAGACGACGACCCGGTAGCCGCCAGGCGCTATGAACGGCAGGTGGCAACGCTGTTCGGGATCTCGATGATCGCGACCCTGCTCTTTGTCGTCGCCTACATCGTGATCGACAGTTCACAGGTCGTGACCCTCCCGCTCATCGGATCCACCAAAGCATTGAACGTGGGGCTGGGCGTCTCTCTCGGTCTGTCACTTCTGTGCATTGGCCTGGGCACCGTGCACTGGGCGAAGACCCTGATGTCCGACACGGAGGTCACCGAAGAACGCCACACCTTGCGGTCTTCGGATGAAGACCGGGCCGGCACGGTCAAACACCTGACGGACAGCGCCGAGTCGTCGCAACTGACCCGTCGCCCGCTGATCAAGTACTCCCTCGGCGGTGCCCTGGGTCTCTTCGCTGTTCCGCTCGGGCTACAGCTCGTCGGCTCCCTGGGACCGCTTCCACACAATGATCTGAGCACCACGCTGTGGGACAAAGGGATCAACGGTCGCAAACGACGTCTCCTACTCGATCCTGAGCTCACGCCCATCAAGCTTTCGGACCTCACCATAGGTAGCGTCTTCCACATTCTTCCTGAGGGCATCGACAAGGTGCCCAATGTGCAGGATGCGGAAGTCAAAGCCGCAGTGATCCTGGTGAGCATGCGCGAAGAGACGATCAAGAACCAGAAAGAAAAGGACTGGGGCATCCAGGGTGTGGTCGCCTATTCCGGGATCTGCACCCACGTCGGATGTCCTGTCGGACTGTACGAGCACACGACACACCACATGTTGTGCCCCTGCCACCAGTCGACTTTCGACATGGCAAATGACTGCAACGTTATCTTCGGCCCTGCGAAGCGTCCGCTTCCCCAGCTGAAGATCTCGGTCGACGA
- a CDS encoding cytochrome c: protein MSSLAAHRRHPASLVLVLLFGLVVTGGLYALFAPTNASAAEGSTTQAAAGKQIFLANCATCHGQDGNGRANNPSLVGVGAAAVDFQVSSGRMPLANPAVQAERNPNVQFTKEEISQLAAYVASLGPGPGIPPSEYTSLGGNIAKGGELFRVNCAMCHNVSGAGGALTRGKYAPSVMPASGRQVYEAMLSGPQSMPIFNDQNLSPQSKKDIIAYLHNVKTAPSQGGNDLGNLGPVTEGLFAWTIGIGLMIGAAVWLGRKAA, encoded by the coding sequence GTGAGTTCGCTCGCAGCACACCGTAGGCACCCAGCATCGCTCGTGCTGGTACTCCTCTTCGGTCTGGTCGTCACCGGCGGCCTCTATGCACTCTTCGCACCGACGAACGCCAGTGCCGCGGAGGGATCCACCACGCAGGCCGCGGCCGGCAAGCAGATCTTCCTCGCCAACTGCGCAACGTGTCACGGCCAGGACGGCAATGGCCGCGCGAACAACCCCTCGCTCGTCGGGGTCGGTGCAGCCGCCGTCGACTTCCAGGTCAGCAGTGGGCGGATGCCGTTGGCCAATCCGGCCGTACAGGCCGAGCGCAACCCGAACGTCCAGTTCACCAAGGAAGAAATCTCCCAACTGGCGGCTTATGTGGCTTCCCTGGGCCCCGGCCCCGGCATCCCTCCCAGTGAGTACACGAGCCTCGGAGGAAATATTGCCAAGGGTGGTGAACTGTTCCGGGTCAACTGCGCCATGTGCCACAACGTGAGCGGCGCCGGTGGCGCCCTGACCCGGGGCAAGTACGCGCCGAGTGTCATGCCTGCAAGCGGTCGCCAGGTCTACGAAGCAATGCTGTCAGGTCCGCAGTCGATGCCGATCTTCAACGACCAGAACCTGTCCCCGCAGAGCAAGAAAGACATCATCGCGTATCTCCACAACGTCAAGACCGCACCGAGCCAGGGTGGTAACGACCTGGGCAATCTCGGCCCGGTCACCGAAGGATTGTTCGCCTGGACCATCGGCATCGGTCTCATGATCGGCGCTGCGGTCTGGCTCGGACGGAAGGCAGCCTGA
- a CDS encoding heme-copper oxidase subunit III, with translation MTAVGTMVWLSSELMFFAGLFAMYFTIRAVASPLWADRTSHLDVPYAAANTTVLVVSSLWCQLGVFKAEEGIPARTGTLLQFKKWGMREWYVLTYIFGAIFVSGQVLEYSNMFGDGISLNSDSYGSMFYLTTGFHGLHVTGGLIAFLLIIGRTFTSKKYTHHQATGAIVTSYYWHFVDVVWVALFATIYLLK, from the coding sequence ATGACCGCCGTCGGAACGATGGTGTGGCTCTCTAGTGAGCTGATGTTCTTCGCTGGACTCTTCGCCATGTACTTCACCATTCGCGCTGTCGCCAGCCCTCTGTGGGCGGACCGCACGTCGCACCTGGACGTGCCGTACGCCGCGGCCAACACCACCGTTCTGGTGGTGTCGTCGTTGTGGTGCCAGTTGGGCGTCTTCAAGGCGGAAGAGGGAATCCCCGCACGCACGGGAACCCTGCTCCAGTTCAAGAAGTGGGGCATGCGGGAGTGGTACGTCCTGACCTACATCTTCGGGGCGATCTTCGTCAGCGGTCAGGTGTTGGAATATTCGAACATGTTCGGCGACGGCATCAGCCTCAACTCCGACTCCTACGGCTCGATGTTCTACCTCACCACCGGCTTCCACGGCTTGCACGTGACTGGCGGTCTGATCGCGTTCCTGCTGATCATCGGGCGCACCTTCACCAGCAAGAAGTACACCCACCACCAAGCGACCGGCGCCATTGTCACGTCTTACTACTGGCACTTTGTTGACGTCGTCTGGGTAGCCCTGTTCGCGACGATCTACCTCCTCAAATGA